A segment of the Trifolium pratense cultivar HEN17-A07 linkage group LG7, ARS_RC_1.1, whole genome shotgun sequence genome:
TCATATCCTTTTTCTTTATGTACTCTTCTTGATGACAAAAATGAAGATTTGGGTTCAAAGGGATTACCTTTCTTCACTATAAGTTTACGGGGACTCTCAAACCATCATGGGAAAGCTGCACCGGAATTCCTTCCCTGAGCATATTCAAAGAAGAGTCAAGTCTATCATTTTCTAAAATACATAACATACCATAGGAATACAAAGGTAAATATTACATTCACACGATCATGCTACTATCAGATTGTTGGGTCAATTATTACTAAATATATTAGCAAAAATCAATATTTGACTTCTTTACAAATGGATACCTTTTGGACCATTCTTTCAAAAACTCGTTGTCCTTGTGGTGATCAAACTCATGAGTCATTCCAATCAAAAGGGTTTGCTTTGGACACAACCTCTTCACAGTTTCAAGAGTCTGTAAAATTACCAATTAATACTATTTCACCTCCAGTGAGATAGTGTTATTATCAATTtccaaaattgaaaacaaacctGTGGAAAACAAAGGTGAACATTATGTGACCCAGTCTGCAATGACACAAAAAACCAAAGAGAGAAACTGTTAGATAACTAAACCGATTAGTTAGTTGGTTTAAATGGTTGGCTAGAGAATcatatatatttgtattttacaaccaaaaaaattgaaatggaaCTACTGACCCTATACAACGAATCCAATATAAGAAGATCCAACTGTCCAGCTCCACTTTTCGAAATGACTGTAAAAGGGAAATTTATTGCCAAATGTTAGATCAACCGAAGACTTTCTTGTTATGTAGAATTGAAGATGTTTTGGTAATCTAAAAAGGAATTAGTCCTGCCCAAATTACAACATGACAAGTCATTTTTTTCATGGACAATAGATAAGTAAGAAAGCCCCATAAATGATAAAACAAATAGATAAGTTATATCTTAGAACACTTATAGTCTAACTTTGTTGAGATATTTGAATCATACCATACTCTGTACTCGCGGGAATCCGTGAAACATCAGATATATAAGCCACCCGACTTTTCTCACCAAAAAGAAAGCCCAAACAAATGTAATCCTCTCCATGCATTACCTACATCCACACAAAAACAGTTAAGTACTTATTATATAGAAGGAGTATTGCATTCTTAACTTAAGGACAAAGATGGCGGCAATTAACTGGTAAAGGAGTGAATTTTAATCCTGATGCAAAAAATGGTTGATTGCAGTCATCTTTAATAATGTTCCAGGCAATCTGAGCTACCCTTCGTATTTCTGACCCTTCCTTGCGTTTTTTCTGAACCAAATAAGGAAACTTCTCTTGTATGCTGTTGCAAAGTTTTAAAACATGGATTCATCAACTTGAGAGCATAGGCTAGCCCATAAAATCAAAGAAAAGGTGCATCATAATTCATGCTAAGACAGGAGTAACATTGTATTCTGAGTTCAGTGATCATATACTACAAATATAACTAGTCTGCTACAGCTAGTCTTGTACTGGTCAATTTGATTTTAGTACAAGTTTTGGCCTGGCTTTTGCTTTTACTGATTTCAATTGGCTACTCTTACTGGTTGTGCTTACTTCTTGACTTGGGACTTAGTATTGAATATTTTTAGTACTGGTTTCATCTCAAAGAATCATACAATTGCACTATTGCACATAATTTATCTTAAAGAGAAATATTCATCAATAAGGTagatttcaatttcaacaaattggaaataaaaataaatgattcGATTAGCTGAATTTTACTGCTAATGATACATATTGTGTTGATTAACGGGTTATAAGTTTAATAAAAATCTGTTTGGCTATCTATATCTTGTTAAACCAGTTATCTAGGGTGAAAATGCTCTGCCAGAACTTATAGTTTAAACAAGTTATTTAAGCTAACTAAATATAAATGCTAGGAAAAGTAGATGTAATTTAAGCTAACCAAACATCAAAACATGCATGGTAACTAGAGATACCTATCCATTGAATGCTGGCTCAGGTAGATTGGGGTGGGGTCAATATCATTTGTTGGACTAAAGGGCTGCACAGCACGTATGTCATCCAATCCAAGGACTGCATCAGCATGTTCATGAGTCAAAATAATCTGCAACTCAACCaagaacttatttttaattctcAAAGAATGAAAATTTCAGGTCAATACAAATTACCAAGAACATAATGTAgacaaaaggaagaaaaaatagGCTAAAAGCTAATTGTAATCAATCCATGATCTTGTATATCACAGGTCAGTAGCAATTAACATACTTAATGACTCATGGTTCATTTATATGCTGTTTCCCCTAAAATGAATTTCTTCCCTTGGGGTTGCGAGAATGTAAAATTTTATGTGCAGCtgtgaataatttttatgtgtctTTACAGAACAGCACAAACGAATCAGATTACAAAATGAGTCCATggcaaatacaaattttaaggGGCTCTAATCAGGTTACTAACATTCACACAGTAAGTAACAAAGAAAGCTTCGATTTCTGATTTCGTTAATTAGTAGTGGTGCAACTCATTGCTTTGTCTGCTCAGTTTTATTACATACACAGAAATGACAACATTACTGAGTGTTTCCTTGCTTAAGAAATATTTTGATGATTTCATCATGACCCTTCTCTTTCTCTTCATGGCATACCCTACATACCTTTACCGGCGGCACATATCTGAAATGAAATGTCTCCTAAAAATCAGATGCTCTGTGATAGACAAACTCTTTTGAAGTATCTCTCCCTCATGAACATTaaatactaactttttttattcaaaaaatactAACTTTTTGTGATTATAACTAAACTTTATAGACATACTGGACATGATACAACCCAGGATTTTATCCTGCAAGTTAATAAACCTTCATCTTTTAACTCATTGGACTCATTTGAAAACTTTGTCctattaataagttttttttacagATCCTGATACTATTGTTAAACAGAAGTATCTAGTAAAATTAGTCTCATTTCACAGGGTATCATTTGAAGGGAAATCTTGACACATTTTTTGAAATTGTCCAATAAATAGAAATTTCAAACACaactaatttctttttcatttgcAGTTTATGTAATCATCAAAAGATATCATCGGCATTACATTAAAGTTAAACACATTGATTTCACTACCATATGCATTAGTATATAAACTACAAAATCACAGAAAAGTGCAAATAAACTCACGGAATCGATTCTTGGAATCCGATGAGGAACAAACCATCTAAGCACAGTCTCTCTAAACGTCTTCCCaacatcaatcaatatatagTTATGATTACCATTACTTCCACAGTAATCAATTAACAAAGATGTATTACACCTGCAAATCCACAAATTGAAGAGAATATCAAGAAAATGAAGATGTATTGGATCGTGATGAAGAAGTTTAAAGAAAGTACCTGTAATTAGGGTTTTTGTCAGGGGGAATAGATAATGATTGAGCGCAAACGGAACAGAGAGGATTAGCGGGATTGATGAGACACATTACATTGGGAACCATACTTGAACAGCCAGTTCCGAGAAAGATCAACGCCGATCCGGAGGACGGTGTCGGTGTGGTTTTGTTGTCGGTGCCATTGGAAGTGGCCATTTCGTCACCGTAGATCCAGAaaagaggagagagagagagagagagaaagagattggagagagagaagatgaagaagattcCTCAAAGGGAATATGTTTATACGCAGATTCGTACCCGCCAAAATCAACGGTTTTCCGCGATTGCACGcttctctttttatttatttatttatttttaatttacttttataaAGAAAACAACCGTATTAGAATGAGGCTTAATCGTACATTTAATCCATTATGTTTATGGGTCATGTGTAGTGTCCTAGGCACTGGTTAaagaactaaaaaaagaaattttgcattgaaaacaacattattctaTTTTTAGTATTCTTAACCAGTGTCTGAGACATTACTTAACATTTtcctatgtttattttaggttttacgtTAGttctttatgttttaaaagcTTCAATTTATTCCCTTATgtgttattttagattttaagttcGTTCCTTATGTTTTAAACGTTTTAAGTTGATCCCTCAAGTTTCGAAAATTTGAATTAGTTGGTCTCGATTTAATCATCCCTATAGGactaactaattcaaattttagaaatttgagggatcaacttaaaatttttaaaaacttaagagaccaacttaaaacttttaaaacgTAACGGAAGAATATGAAACAAACTAACCAacttaaaactaaaaataaacataagtgACCAAAGAAATTGGATTGGAGGTGATAATTATGTGTTGAAGGACAGACCATTGCCACCTAAATTTACTTGAACGTGAATCAAACTCATCAAACACTcaactcttttttctttttttggtcaaaaacaCTTAACTCTACTtgaacaaaaagaaattgagttgtGACCTGGGAAATCACACACAGGGTGACCAAGTTTTTGAACACACCTTCCCCACATTCCCCAAATGTTCATACAAACCCCAAAAGtattaaagagaaaaaacaacaaTCATGTGAGTTTATTCCTTGACAGCTTAACATGtgagtttattttaattttttattttttttattttcactacTAGTATCCGGtccactggaccaactaacgattttTGGTTATACCTACAAAGGCCTCTTAGATATCCACCTACTAAACATGGCAAAACATTCTTCAGGCAGGTACTCTGGTGCTGTGTGTCCTGCACCCTACAATGTTGATAAATCAATAACATTGAGTAAACAAACTAGTGATTATTCGTAGTGCATGATTGTGGCCTGTTTGATTAAACAagttaattaagtgcttatagcataaacacttatcatataagtacttatgaataaaaaaatttctattgAGGAATAAGAGGCTTGCCTTCACAGTTGCAAATGTCATCCCATTAGAATAAGTTCTTGTGTATCTATAcatgaagaaaatcaaaacaaatattaattcatGCTTGCTCATTTGAATAAATGTAGCATATATATAATGTCAGTTATGTGAATACCCTGCAACTTGCTCATTTGTGTGCCATTGTCTCCAATCATCAACAATGGAATAATTTAAAGATCTTATCCATGCTTGTGTCCCCAAGAATGTAACTTGCAAGTCATGATCGCCACTGTTACAAATATAAAACTAACTAGTTCATCGATGTTATGTTATCTCATGCAATATATGAACATAGAGAAAGACTATTGACCTGTAAATTAGCGAACGATATCCTTTGGTACTGAGATTTACATGATAATCATAGCTGTTAAGGATATCCCTCGTATGAGGTATATCATAGGAACATCGTTCCCATTTCCCAATACTTCCCTGCACCATAAGCAACCAAAACTCTTACAGTTGTATAACAAACCAGTAAAGTCTCTACAAGATCGTAAGGATATCAACTATACCTTGCGTATGTGCAGTGCTTTGCGAACATTAGCATCACTGGCCCAATAAGCACAAAGTGTATATGGATAATTCTAACAGGATAAAGACAAACATTACATTAACACAAATGTTGAGgtatatatagtaaaattatcattgaattatataaataaatatatggaAAAGAAGCATTATGTAAATATCTCTTATTCAATAAGGCAGCATAATGAAGATTACTCGACAGCTCAAGGGCGACACTCTGGAGTGATATTTCTGAATTAGAGATCTCTTTGGAGAAATTTCAGTATAAAGCCACTCACATAGCGGTTCTAAAATATGGTTTTTGCTAATTCCTGATATAGCactgtaaaaatataagaacgGTGTTGACTTTTTGAATGTTCGTTCGACTAGAAATTCTACTCGTGAAATTTGATTAAGAgatttatatatacatacctTATTGAATGACTCCATATCTTTGGAACATAAAACACTTTTGGTATCCACACTTACATAATCTCCATTACAGTTTTTTTGCAGCGACTGCAAAATATTAGAGATCAGTTAGCATATATCACAGTGATTCATAGGTTTTCAATATAACAATAGTTTTGTATAGTTCAATTACATCGTATAGTTCATCGGATATGAGTCCCATTCCATGAGGTTGTTATAGCATTCCCTAGCAAGTATCCCTGAAGAAAATAACATTACACAATTAATCtggaaaataaataacattacataatcAATCCAGAAGCTGTTTTTAAGATGCTAACCTGGAGATTTATCAATGGTTGGACCCCTTTTTCATTTgctgaaaacaatttaattggTGAGAACTAATTTGAACATCATGGTACAGTCATGTGAGAACAAATTTGAAcatatgttttatgttttgtacCTTGTGCAATTTCTTGAACAATTATTGGAACAGTAATGCCAGAGTATGAATCTCCGCCAATGTAAACATCATTTGATTGAAATTTTGGATGATCAACCAACCACTACAAAGATTTCGGTTATTTTATTGACTGATTAAcataaaaaggaaaaagtgATTATTGTGAAATGAAAACAATCAAACTTAGGCGAATAGATACCTTCCTGAGAAATTGATGAGCTTGGTGAACTAGTCTTGAGTCGCTTCGTTGTGAACCAGATTCTGTTGTTGCATAAGTGAAGCCTGTGGAAGCAGGCAAATCTACAAATATAATGCTACTCACCTATCCAGAAAATCCATTACGAATACAATCGAGACAAATATTCACTCATACAACAAAAAATGTGGATTTATAACCCCAACCTTTGTCCATGAATGTGGCCTCAACATCAGCTTAGGCAAGCTCCCATTATATTCTTCCTTTATAAATTCAAGTGGACCTGCAACATATCAAGTAAAAAGTACACTCAAATTATTCAATGAGTATCTACTATCTAGCATTGAAACTTGTTCAATTAGTATCATTTTATCACTTCAGGAAATTTGCTTACATTTTTATCACTAGTTTTTCAATGTCTATTAATTTTCCTAGTTTTAATTTGAACATCTTTCTAACAAAGAGGAATTATAACTAGAAATCTTGACCAATGTTGATTGGTATAGTATAGACTAGGCTACATGTGAAAATAGATGTAGATATAAACAATAAACAATATTACAAAAATATTAAGAAGGCaacctaactttcacaaacttacgATTTTGGCCCCCCGACCAAGTCAACGTACATGTGGCAAGTGACTCACATACCATGCCAACATGTCTTGCCACGTCGACAATGACTCACATGCCACATTAGCATACGTGGCAAGGTATACTGACATGACATGCGCGTCATTGTCCATGTGTCAAGACGTGATGACGTGGCATGTGAGTCAGTTGTCACATGTACGTTGACTCGGTCAAAATCAGTGGGTGTCATGCTTTTGCAAAACAAGCTAAAGTTAGGGGGcaaaaattgcaagtttgtgaaaattaggGGTCAGAAGTTGCAATTTAGCCTATCAAGAATTACCCtctacttttgagaaaataGATGTCCTCAATTTTAACTATAAAACTATCACATTCAAAATATTTGCAATTACTAAAATTTCAAATACTTATCGTATGACTATCCAAAAGCAAAGTTGAAATTACCAATTTCAAAGACAAGACCAGACAAAGCAGAACAACCAGGTCCACCAGTTAACCAAAGCATGAGAGGATCATCTTTAGGATTGTTCTCTGATTCAATGAAATAGTAAAACACTTGCACATCCTCATTTTCTCCCACTCCCACATACCTAATCAACAAATATGAATATGAAGTTATTTTAATACCATATATTAAAAGAACTAAAAACCATGAACTATATACTCCATGGTCtcatatatataagcaaaaatttatttttcaggtTCACTGAATAAATGATGTTTCTGATAacgttattcaatgaacctgaaaaaggaatctttgcttatatataGCTAAGTATATAGCTAAGTAAATAAATTGAACTAACCCAGTTTCAAGTAGAAAAGGAAGGGGTCCTTGGAATCCAGGAAGAAACTTTACTATAGAGCCACATGTTGCAACTtgaaatgaaatatttgatAATAAAACAAGAACAACATTCCCAGAACTTAAACTAAACTTTGTCATTTTTAATGTTCACTTCCACTCTTTTTTCTTCCACAGTTTTTAATGGTTGGAACCTCTAGTTCTTGATGTTATTCATACTTTTGCCTTGTCAAAAAATAAGCCagtaattatttaataagtTAATACTTAATAGCTATGAAAAGTTGGAAACGCAATGTTGCACATGACAAACAGAAGtaaattaagaaaaatccaAAATGCTGATACATGTTTGTAGTATTTCTCATTTCTTTTTTGACTAAGATATGGTTGCATGTTGTGAAAGTGGAAATGAAGGTAACTATATTTTGTAACAAGTGTGTCATTCCTGTCCTTTAAAATCTGAACTTTGAAAAGTGGTGAGAAACTGCACTATAAAATGTTATCTATAGAACTGCATATTAATTGCAAGTTCAAATGAAGGATCCGTTTACAATAGATAACATTTTTGATTAAATCTCATCAAAGTTGTAATGTTGGAGCAATTTAGTCCTCAGACattcaaaataacaaattagTCCCTAttgtcaacaaaataaaatgttcCATATtagtccatttttttttcattgaatCTCCAAATAAAAGAAAGATTCACAGATTTTCTGATGTTGTAAAAGACACACTGAAAgcctttattttttggtaattcCTACAAAGGCCTCTTAGATATCCACCTACTAAACATGTCAAAACATTCTTTAGGCCGAAACTCTGGAGCTGTGTGTCCTCCACCCTGCAAAGAAACTTGTAACAATTCCTAGTGTATGGTTATGCGATAAGCAACTTACTTAAGTGCTTATAACATAAACGCTTATCAAataaataagtgcttatgtataaactTTTTCTATTGAGAACAGGAGGCTTGCCTTGACAGTTGCAAATGTCATCCTATTCGAGTAAGTCCTTGTGTATCTATACATACAAATagttaaaacaaatattaattcaactttgtcataactcataaatctagcatatatatagttacaatTAGGTGAATACCCTACAACTTGGTCATTTGTATGCCATTGTCTCCAATCATCAACAATGGAATAGTTTAAAGATTTGATCTATGCTTGTGTCCCCAAGAATGGCATTGCCATGTCGTGATCGCCACTGttattagaaatatataaaatatattttaaatacgAAATTATGAAACTTGTTCTCAAAAGTGCTACCTTATGCAATATAGAGAAAGATCATTGACCTGTAAATTAGTGAACGAATGCCTTTTCTACTGAGATTTACGTGATAATCATAGCTGTTAGGGATATCCCTCTTATGAGGTATATCATAGCTACAACGACGCCATTTCCCAATACTTCCCTGCAACACAAGCAACCAAGTTCTTATGTTTATAGTCGTATAATTAACCAGGAAAGATTCCGTGCAAGAGTGCACAAATGTGGGGGGGAAATTTTGACATGTTAGAAGAAAAAGATTCATATACCTTGCGTATTTTTAGTGCTTTGCGAACATTATCATCATTGGCCCATAAACCACCAAAGGAAATGTGAATAACTCTAAAAGTGGAAAGGAAACCAACATCAatgtcacaattttttttttgagatttagGTAGTAAATGGTATAGATAGTAAGATTATCATTGCATAAATATATGGAAAAATAGGCCATACTCGACATATAAAGGCGGGCATTTCGAGATTTGTACTGAGGAACTTGGAGGGATATTTCTTAATTAGAGATCTTTTTGGAAGTTTTCTATCAACCCACTTACAATCCGGGTCTAAAATATGCATTGGATTAAGTCCGGATATAGTCTGTGAAAAGAGAAGAAGGGTGTTCACTTTTTATGAATAGAAATTCCTTTcattaaatttgataaaaataaaataaatggatgCATATATATACCTTTTCGAACAAACTGATATCTCTCGAGCATAAAACATTTCTGTTCTCTACAGTTATATAGTCTCCGTTACAAACTGCATAATATTAGAGATGAGTTAGTTAACATATTTctccgtgcttcatagattttCAATATAAGAAAAGCTACATATATACACGGAGAATTATAACTCAATTACGTCATATAGTTCATCGGATGAGTCCCATTCCATGCGCAAAGGGGATTTTATAGTTATTTTCCTATCCAGTTGTTGCAGCATTCCCTGTCAGGTATCCCTGACGAAgaaaaatatttcataattaaTCTCAAAGCAGTTCTATAATGACATAATCCATCTGAATTAAAATGCTAACCTGGAGATTTATGCATGGTTTGACACCTTTTTCATTTCCTGCAAACAATCTAATTAGTGAATAATTAAACTTAATTAAGATTGTAACATATAGTAAAACACTAACATAATTGAGCCATAAGTTTTATACCTTCTGCAGTTTCATGAACAATTACCGGAACAGGAATGCCAGCGTATGAATCACCGCTAATGTAAACTTCATTGGATTGAAATTTAGGATGATCAACTAACCACTACAAAGATTATAACCAAATGTTCGTTATTTTATCGATCGGCtgctgaaaacaaaaaaaatgattattgtGAAATGAAAGCAATAGAACTTCTATGAATACCTTCCTGAAAAATTGAAGAGCTTGTCGAACTAGTATCGAGTTGCTTCGTTGAGAAGCAAACTTTGTTCTGGCATAAGTGAAGCCTGTGGAAACAGGCAAAATCTACAAATATAATACTACTAACCTACCAAGAAAAATCATTACTAATACTGATAAATAGATGCAACCAAGCCAAAATAATTAACTTAGGCAAAAAAAAGATGATTTATAACTACCATTGTATTCAAGATCAGATTAGGTAAGCTACCATTGTATTCCTCCTTTACAATTTCAAGTGGACCTGCAATGCAAGTATGCAACTTCTCAAATTTCAGGTTTTTTTGCCTAGATATATTGCTACTAACTATGTAGATAAAAGTACactcatcatatatatatatatatatatatatatatatatatatatatatatatatatatattaacactTATTCAATTAGTATTAGAATTGAATAAGTTCAAAATATTGTTACGATAGTCTTATGTTTTAATggatcaaaatttcaaatacaTCTTAGACTAAAAGACACATTTCAGGATCAAAATGACTAACAATAAACACATTGAGATATGATTTTCTAATATTGATACCTTCAAGTACTATTGCGACATCGCCTCACACATTCAAGAACAAAAATGCATGTTTatacaaattaaacaagatcaactacttttcttaatatgcataatttagtcaaattttacttatatttcacTCAAAAAGTAAAGTTGCAATTACCAATTTCAAAGAAAAGACCAGACAAAGCAGAGCAACCAGGTCCACCAGTTAGCCAAAGCATGAGAGGATCATCCCTTGAATTGTTCTCTGATTCAATGAAATAATAAAACACTTGCACATCCTCATTTTCTCCCACTCCCACATACCTAATCAACAAATAGGAAATTATATTAATACCATATATTAAAAGAACTTAAAAACCATACATGAAACCCAATTGGTCTAGAGGTGTTGatttgggtccttggagtatgcttctCTCAAGTGTGTCGTTCGTGTTCTTTGAAGTCTGAACTTTTGAAATGTGGTGACAAATAGTGAAGATGGTTGCATGGTTATATAAGGAAGAGACAACCATTATACTATACACAAATCAGACAAATTTTGTATCATTCACACGCACAGGTtagtttttattattacattaataaattttataattgcaTCAAATGAGATATGATAAAGTTTATTGATCACATGGTGAAAAACACATTTCTCTATGGTGCAAAATTATATACATGTTACCAATAGTTAGCGATAAAattgaccccgaaccagatgTATTTCATTTGCACTTTTTTCATGCCTCAAAATAATTGACACTTTCGAATACCAATCCAACATTTATGCTCCTCCTCAAGCAAAAGCTTTCTCAACTACACTACACTTGCACTGTCGTTGCTGCTACTCAACGGGACACGTcgcctgaccacctttgtcgAACCATTGGTTTGATGCCACTGTTGAGTCATCACGAGGGGTAGCCGAAATCATTCACATTGAGTTAAAGAACAACTTTGGACActacactttaacccaaaattTACACACCGGTTGGTTGAAGAGAAAGTAAGAGGAAAGAAACTAAGGGAGGGGAAAGCTCAAATCCCAATTAATTTTCCGTTGTTTGGTTGTAGCAGAAAATTGGAAGGAAAGAAGAATATAACTATGGGACCCACAAAAATTCTTTCCACCCACACAACTGAGAAGAAAGTTTGGAACCAGTGCAGTTTTTTGTTTATTCCAAATCTGCCCTTTGCTGCTTTCTTTCTCATAGTGTATGTTGACATGTTGAATTTTCTTGtgccattattattattattattattattattattattattaattagtatAAAAGTAGTGTTGTCcacataaattttttgaatattGACATGACTCAAAAACCATTCCTCACAACCCTTGCTGAAAAATGCAACACCTTAACCCAACTCAAGCAATTACACGCTCACATCCTCCGATGTCGTATTCAACACTCTCCCTACGCCCTCGCCCCACTCCTCTCCGTCGCAGCAACCTCATTCTTCTCTTACGCTTGTTCCATTTTCCACAACCTCACTCACACCAATACTTTCATTCACAACACAATGATCAGAGCCTACCTTCAAAACCATTCCCCTGAATCAGCACTTTCATGCTACTCAACAATGTTACAAAATGGGATTCCTGTTAATAACTACACATTCCCACCTTTAATCAAATCCTGCATTGCACTTGTTTCTTCTTCGAATTGGGTTTCCCGTATTATGATCGGTCATATGGTACATTGTCATGTTGTTCAATTCGGGCTAACCAATGACCCTTATGTCGTGAGTGCGTTTATCGAGTTTTACACAGCATTGCGCGATGTGCGGACTGCCAGGGTATTGTTTGATAGAATGACGAGAAAAGATGTTGTTTTGTGGACTGCTATGATTGATGGTTATGGTAAAATGGGGAATGTTGAAAATGCAAGAGAgatgtttgatgaaatgcctgAGAGAAATACTGTGTCATGGAGTGCTATGATGGCAGCGTATTGTCGTGTTAGTGAGTTTAAGGAAGTGTTGGCTTTGTTTGTTGAGATGCAGAATAAAGGTGTGAAGCCGAATGACTCTATACTTGTTACTGTGCTTACTGCGTGCGCGCACCTGGGTGCGCTCACGCAGGGAATGTGGGTGCATTCCTATGCAAAACGTTTTGAGAGGGTAAGCTCGAATCCCATTTTAGCAACGGCCTTAGTTGACATGTATTCGAAATGCGGATGTGTGGAATCGGCTTTAACTGTTTTTGATGGTATTTCTAATAAGGATGTTGGAGCTTGGAATGCTATGATTTCTGGTGTTGCCTTGAATGGTGATGCAAGGAAATCCTTGGAGTTGTTTCAACAAATGATTGTTTGTGGGAAAAACCCTAATGAGACTACCTTTGTGGCTGTCCTTACTGCATGTACACACGCA
Coding sequences within it:
- the LOC123895410 gene encoding putative hydrolase C777.06c; translation: MATSNGTDNKTTPTPSSGSALIFLGTGCSSMVPNVMCLINPANPLCSVCAQSLSIPPDKNPNYRCNTSLLIDYCGSNGNHNYILIDVGKTFRETVLRWFVPHRIPRIDSIILTHEHADAVLGLDDIRAVQPFSPTNDIDPTPIYLSQHSMDSIQEKFPYLVQKKRKEGSEIRRVAQIAWNIIKDDCNQPFFASGLKFTPLPVMHGEDYICLGFLFGEKSRVAYISDVSRIPASTEYVISKSGAGQLDLLILDSLYRTGSHNVHLCFPQTLETVKRLCPKQTLLIGMTHEFDHHKDNEFLKEWSKREGIPVQLSHDGLRVPVNL
- the LOC123896351 gene encoding pentatricopeptide repeat-containing protein At5g66520-like codes for the protein MIRAYLQNHSPESALSCYSTMLQNGIPVNNYTFPPLIKSCIALVSSSNWVSRIMIGHMVHCHVVQFGLTNDPYVVSAFIEFYTALRDVRTARVLFDRMTRKDVVLWTAMIDGYGKMGNVENAREMFDEMPERNTVSWSAMMAAYCRVSEFKEVLALFVEMQNKGVKPNDSILVTVLTACAHLGALTQGMWVHSYAKRFERVSSNPILATALVDMYSKCGCVESALTVFDGISNKDVGAWNAMISGVALNGDARKSLELFQQMIVCGKNPNETTFVAVLTACTHAKMVQEGLRLFEEMSGTYGVEPCAEHYACVVDLLSRAGMVEEAERFIEEKMGGFAAGDANVWGAILNACRIYKNINVGNRVWKKLIDMGVADCGTHVLTYNIYRDAGWDAEANRVRSMISEAGMKKKPGCSIIEVGNEVEEFLAGDQSHPQAQEMCRLLDSILKMANIEHF